The following is a genomic window from Geminicoccus roseus DSM 18922.
CCAGCAGCGAGACGCCCGGCATGATGCCCATGGTCGCGGAAGCGACGATGGCGGTCGGGTCGGTGTCGTTGGTGACGCCACCCACGGTCGCGTCGCCGCTGGCGGTCGAGTACTCGAGGCTCAGCTGCGCCGGACCGAAGGCGCCACCGACGCCGACGTTCCAGAAGTCGACATCCGGGGTGTCGCCACCGCGGTAGCCGTACGAACCAGCGACGTTGAAGCCGCCGAAGCCGACCGACACACCACCGGCCAGACCGTTGGTGTCCTCGTTGTCCGGACCGACCTTGGCGGTCGCACCGGTGACCGAGGCCAGGATGTCGACGCCGGAGAAGGCACCCTTATAGGTGACCGCACCTTCGACGTGCTGACGACCACCGCCGTCGGAGTCGTCGTTCTGGCTGATCAGGCCGCCGGCATCATCGTCCGGAGCGAACGACACGCCAGCCTGGAAGCCGGCGATCTCGGGGGTGTAGTACACCACCTTGGTCGCCGCGCCGCTCAGCGGAACGACATAGGTGTAGATCGGGTTGTCGAAGGCGGGGTTGAAGTCGCCGTCGACACCGCCGGTACCGGCAGCGATCGTGCTGGAGATGACCTTCGAGTTATCGGCCGGGCCGACCTCGTTACCCACACGGACTTCACCCCAGCCGCCGCGGATGAACAGCCAGCCGCGGTCGACGAACTGGCTACGGCCGTTGTCGAGACGCAGACGGAAGCGTCCGCCGTACTCCATCAGGCTGCCGTCGTCCTTGCCGCGGACGTCCACGAACAGACGGTTGTTCGAGTACATCCCGTAGCCGGGATCGTTGCCGCTGAGGGAGTCGTTCTCGCCGAACACCACGCCAGACCGGAACTGACCCGACAGGGTGATGTCGAGCGCGCCACCCGGCATCACCTCGGCCGCGTTGGCGGCACCCGAAGCCGCGACAACGCCTGAGGCCACGCCGGCCAACAGGAGGGTCTTGATCCTCATATCTATCCTTCCTTCTCGAACTAGCGCGACCTTTTGAACCGGACCGGAGGTCCCGACCAAGGTCCTATCCGATTAACCGGACGACCTGCACGGCCCAGTCGCCGAGGGAGTAGTTGCCCACCGCGACTGCACGCCTCAACTCGTTTCGGAGCCTCGTCCCGGGGTAGCGTCGACCGTGCGACATTAGTGCAACATGCCTGTCCCGCGCCCAGACCCGCCTAGAAGTCGATCCGCATTTGCAAAAGGCCAGCAATGTAGTCGCCTGATGTATCGGGATCTGCGTATTCAACATCATTCCGAAAAGACACACCGGGCATCAGCTTAATTGTTGTGGAGAATATCACAATGTCCGGATCGACATTGCCTTCGGATGATGCTCCATATTCCGTGCTTAGCGAAAGAGGACCATGCTTCCAGCCAATCCCGACGTTCCAGTAGTCTAGATTTTCTCCATCTTCATCACCAGTACCGTACGAGCCAGCCATTCCCCAGTCCGAGTATTCCAGCAGGAAACCGGCGGATATGCCATTCACGTCGTTTCCGCTCGTTTCGTTCTTTCCAGCGGTGGCGACCACC
Proteins encoded in this region:
- a CDS encoding porin; the encoded protein is MRIKTLLLAGVASGVVAASGAANAAEVMPGGALDITLSGQFRSGVVFGENDSLSGNDPGYGMYSNNRLFVDVRGKDDGSLMEYGGRFRLRLDNGRSQFVDRGWLFIRGGWGEVRVGNEVGPADNSKVISSTIAAGTGGVDGDFNPAFDNPIYTYVVPLSGAATKVVYYTPEIAGFQAGVSFAPDDDAGGLISQNDDSDGGGRQHVEGAVTYKGAFSGVDILASVTGATAKVGPDNEDTNGLAGGVSVGFGGFNVAGSYGYRGGDTPDVDFWNVGVGGAFGPAQLSLEYSTASGDATVGGVTNDTDPTAIVASATMGIMPGVSLLADIGLYDTDLPGADENFAGLVAIDIQF